The Lates calcarifer isolate ASB-BC8 unplaced genomic scaffold, TLL_Latcal_v3 _unitig_4112_quiver_405, whole genome shotgun sequence genome has a segment encoding these proteins:
- the tspan13b gene encoding tetraspanin-13b, whose protein sequence is MGCAGFTCSKHSLCALNILYVMVSLLMIGIAAWGKWFGLVSSFQVVGGVIGVGVFLFFVALAGLIGAMKHHQVLLFFYMIVLFMVFIVQFSVSSACLAINREQQDHLLEVGWNNSQSTQRDVEKSLNCCGFKQVDPNGTCDAACFPNHSCLPCADKIQEHAGKVLHFVGGIGLFFSFTEILGVWLTYRYRNQKDPRANPSAFL, encoded by the exons aTGGGCTGTGCTGGATTCACCTGCTCCAAACACTCCCTGTGCGCGCTCAACATCCTCTATGTT ATGGTGAGCCTGCTGATGATCGGCATCGCAGCATGGGGGAAGTGGTTCGGTCTGGTCTCCAGTTTCCAGGTTGTAGGAGGTGTGATCGGTGTGGGGGTGTTCCTCTTCTTTGTGGCCCTTGCCGGCCTCATCGGAGCCATGAAGCATCACCAGGTCCTGCTCTTCTTT TACATGATTGTCCTGTTTATGGTGTTTATTGTGCAGTTCTCTGTTTCCAGTGCCTGTTTGGCCAtcaacagagagcagcag GACCACTTGCTGGAGGTAGGGTGGAACAACTCTCAGAGCACACAGAGGGATGTGGAGAAGAGCCTCAACTGCTGTGGCTTCAAACAGGTGGACCCCAACGGCACCTGTGATGCT GCCTGTTTTCCCAACCACTCCTGCTTACCCTGCGCAGATAAGATTCAGGAGCATGCTGGAAAGGTTCTGCACTTTGTAGGCGGGATTGGACTCTTTTTCAGCTTCACTGAG ATTCTGGGAGTGTGGCTTACGTATCGCTACAGGAACCAGAAGGACCCCAGAGCGAATCCCAGTGCTTTCCTGTGA
- the agr2 gene encoding anterior gradient protein 2 homolog, with product MIKAALSVLLVLVTVSSTFGKYIPKTGRRIPQTLSRGWGDQLIWAQTYEEALYWARSRNKPLMVLFHLEDCPHSQALRKVFSDDNELQKTLDEDFIILNLVYETTDKHLSPDGQYVPRIIFVDPTMTVRADITGRYANRMYAYEPSDLKLLISNMQKAKKLLKSEL from the exons ATGATCAAAGCAGCGTTGTCAGTACTCTTGGTCCTGGTGACTGTGTCCTCCACCTTTGGGAAATACATTCCAAAGACCGGCAGGAGGATCCCTCAGACTCTGTCCAGAG GATGGGGTGATCAACTGATCTGGGCTCAGACTTATGAGGAGGCTCTGTACTGGGCCAGGTCAAG GAACAAGCCTCTGATGGTTCTCTTTCACCTTGAGGACTGTCCACACAGCCAGG CACTAAGGAAGGTTTTCTCTGACGACAATGAGCTCCAGAAAACTCTTGATGAGGACTTCATCATCCTCAATCTGGTG TATGAAACTACAGACAAACATCTATCTCCTGATGGACAGTATGTTCCCAGAATCATCTTTGTCG ACCCCACAATGACAGTGAGAGCTGACATCACCGGTCGCTATGCCAACCGCATGTATGCCTACGAACCAAGTGACCTCAAACTCT TGATAAGCAACATGCAGAAGGCCAAGAAGCTCCTGAAGTCCGAGCTGTGA